The Bacillus sp. Y1 genome includes the window TCTGCAAAATACACATAGCTAACTAAGGTTTGGTGAAATCCTAATTTTTGAATAACTAACGAAAAAGCGAAACCCTCTCTTAGTAATTTTATACTGTTATTAAGCTGGATTTTCTTCCCTTCTGCCATCTGCAAGGAAGTAGATTCCAACGCTTCGGCAAGAGAGTACCCCCTATCCAGTAATTCTCCCACATGTTTTAGCAAGTTGGATTGTTCCGTTAATAACCACTTATTTGATTTCATTGTCTAACACCCATCGATCATACTCCGTTTCTTTAATAAAACCGAGTGCAATCCCCTTCGATATGACCTTTCTTAGTGTCGTATAGTCATACGCTCTTTTCTCTCCTCGTGCCTCATTAATGACATGACTTAATGGTTGACCAGCTAATATCTCAAAGACACATGCTTTCTTTGAACGCTCGCAAACAAAACAAGTACTTGAACATTCGGTTGTACAGAGTGTACAACTAAGTTCTACTAACCTTTGAGCTGTTACAGCTACAAGAGTTTGTTCAATTTCAATCCAATCTACTCCAAACTCTAGGAGTCGATAAATGGCCCCCTTTGCATCTCGAGTGTGCATGGTTGATAACACAAGATGGCCTGTTAACGCTGCTCTCACTGCCGTTTTGGCTGTCTCACTGTCCCGAATTTCCCCCACCATAATAATATCTGGATCATGACGAAGGATCGCTTTTAATCCAGCCGCGTATGATATTCCAGCTTTTTCATTCACTTGAACCTGTAAAACAGCATCACTTTCCTTTTCAATTGGATCTTCTAAAGCAATTACATTTCGGTCAAATAAATTCGTGCTCTTTTCGAGCAAGGTGTATAAGGTTGTGGTTTTCCCACTTCCGGTTGGACCAGTCAAGATAATTAATCCGTGGGCATGTTTAAGTAAGGCAAGAAGCTTATTTGTCATATAAGGGAATAAGGAAACTTGGTAGGAAGGATTTGATTGGTGTTCGGGGAGTAGTCGTATGACTAAACTTTCTTTCTTGTTACCTGGAAGAGTGGAGAGGCGCAAACCAATTTGCTGATGATCGACCACTATCGAATAGGCACCGTTTTGGGGACGTCTTTTTTCTCCAATATCCATGGATGCACTGAATTTAAAGTGGGAGATTAACCTTTCGCATTCATCAATTGGGAACGAGTAGCGAGTGACGAGGCGATGTGCCACTCTGAATTGAACAAGAGTGTCATGCTTTCGGGGGATAATGTGGATATCGGTTGCTTGCTTTGTAACAGCATCCTTCAACATTCGATCGGCTAATTCTTCAATCGAAGTCACCAATAAGACACCACCTTTACATTTGGATAAACCTATCGTATCACTTCAATAGTCAATGATGGGAGAAAAAGTGTGTATATTTTTCAACAAAGCAACCATAATAAATAGTACAAACACGGTAGTTACATCATTAATTATTACGAAGATGGGCTATAGCCAAGCGGTAAGGCAACGGACTTTGACTCCGTCATGCGTTGGTTCGAATCCAGCTAGCCCAGTTAGAAAAGCGGAAGCGCCTGTTCAGCGACGTATGGACTGGAGCGCTTTGACTGAGATAAAGGAAACACGAAGAGCAAAGCGATTCGATGTTGACTTATCGTAGGGAAAAGAGCGAAGTACACTAGTCGCTAGGCGCTGGAGCTAGACAATGAAAAGCGGAGAAAGCTTGTTCAGCCCCGACAGGCATAAGTCGAATCTTGTAGGAAGGCCTGCCTTCCGGAGAGATTTGGCTTATGACCCCGAGGGGCTAGCTTTCGTAGCTGGACAACCAAGAAAAAGGGAAGACTTCGGTCTTCCCTTTTTCTTACTATTAGCTACTTTTTTTAATCATTTTTTTATTCGCGATGCTCTTCAATGCATCTGGATTGTAACCGACCACTAACTTTTTGCCATCAGTAACAATAGGTCGTTTTAGCAATCTAGGTTCTTCAACGAGCATTTTGATTACCTGTGAAAGAGTAAGATCATTCACATCCTGATTTAGACTTTTAAATATTCGACTTCTTGTGGCAAGCAATTCGTCCAATCCCTCTGTGGTAAGAGAAAGTAATTCTTTTAGCTCCTCACTTGTCGGTGTTTCTTTAAATAAATGCCTCTCCTCATATGTAACTGCATTGGCTGTCAGCCACTTTTTCGTTTTACGACAAGATGTACAACTTGGATAAGTGAAAAATATCAAATCATTCATCCTTTTCCCCGCCTTTGAAGTTGTTTTCAATAATTTGTTAAATATATTTTAACCTTTTGTATAACATTTGTATAGTTATTTGTTCAATATTTCGCCAACAAGTTGTGAACATTTTATAAACTTATAGTGAATACAGTTTTTACTACCGTCGCCTGTATTATAATGGAATAAATTTAAGGAGATCCGAGAGGTGTGGCTAAGATGGAACAAACATTGAAAATAACAAATGTATTATCGGACCCAACTCGTTATTACATTTATCAGTACATTACAAAAAGACATCAGGAAGTTACCGTTCAAGAAATTGCAGACAATTTTAATATTCATCCGAACGTAGCAAGATTACATCTTTCTAAGCTTGAAGATGTTAATATGCTGATCTCGGAAACAAAAAAAACAGGCAAAGGTGGTAGACCAAGTAGGTTGTACCGATTGTCCGATGACGTCATTCAGTTAAATTTCCCATTCCGAGACTATCAAATGTTAGCTAAAATTACTATGGAATCCATGCTCTCTCTCGGAGAAGAAGGTCATAGAGTATTACGAATGACCGGGAAAAGATTTGGTAAGGAAATGATTGAGCAAGAAATGGCCCGATCTCATAATGGAGAGTTCCCTACGTTTGAACAAAAGTTAAACACGTTAAAAAATGCAGCAACAATGGCTGGCTTCTATCCAGAATTCGAAGTGAGTGAAGACCAGACTCGTATATACTTCCAAATTTTCAACTGTCCATTTAAAGAAATTGCTACAGAACATCCAGATGCTGTTTGTGAAACACATCACGAATTTTTAAAAGGGATGTTTGAGTCACTTTTTAATGACGTTGAGCTCATAGAAAAGCAAAACTTAATCAATGGCTGCGATGCTTGTGCTTATCAAGCATTAATCACGAATTAAAAAACAAACTCCTGTTTACTTTTTCATAGCGTTTACATTATAATATTGTAAGGTAAGGGACTTATAGGGTGAAAAGGAGGGATCATATGGATCGTATGTTTAGAGTAATGGGGTTTTGGACAGGTATTTTTGCCGTTATGTTCTACCTAGGGCATATGCCACAAACATCATTGCTATTCTTTGGTCAAACGGGGTTTTTCATTCTGTTAAGCTACCTAAAGCTTTCTGAACGTATGTATATTTATATTTTCGGTGCCTATTTAACAGTGTTCTTCGTTGGCTTTACATACTGGACAACATTTATGATGACACCAGGAGCTGGCGGGCATTAATAGGAACGAAGCCCCATGAAAAGGGGGAAAAAGCGATGGAATTGATCCATCGCTTTTTATTATATAGAGAACTCCTTTGATAAATTTTTCGATTGAACGACTACTTGAAAATGGCTACTCATTCCACCCGGAGTGATTAAACTCCGAATCGCTCGGTTTCGTTTACTTTGTTCCGAAAAAGGATTTGGATCATAATGATCTTTTAATAAATCCAAGATACCAATTTCTAAGAAGAATTCATCTTGCCTCATTAATCGTTCTAAGTTAAGGTCATACTTTTTTC containing:
- the comGA gene encoding competence type IV pilus ATPase ComGA; the encoded protein is MTSIEELADRMLKDAVTKQATDIHIIPRKHDTLVQFRVAHRLVTRYSFPIDECERLISHFKFSASMDIGEKRRPQNGAYSIVVDHQQIGLRLSTLPGNKKESLVIRLLPEHQSNPSYQVSLFPYMTNKLLALLKHAHGLIILTGPTGSGKTTTLYTLLEKSTNLFDRNVIALEDPIEKESDAVLQVQVNEKAGISYAAGLKAILRHDPDIIMVGEIRDSETAKTAVRAALTGHLVLSTMHTRDAKGAIYRLLEFGVDWIEIEQTLVAVTAQRLVELSCTLCTTECSSTCFVCERSKKACVFEILAGQPLSHVINEARGEKRAYDYTTLRKVISKGIALGFIKETEYDRWVLDNEIK
- a CDS encoding Spx/MgsR family RNA polymerase-binding regulatory protein, which encodes MNDLIFFTYPSCTSCRKTKKWLTANAVTYEERHLFKETPTSEELKELLSLTTEGLDELLATRSRIFKSLNQDVNDLTLSQVIKMLVEEPRLLKRPIVTDGKKLVVGYNPDALKSIANKKMIKKSS
- a CDS encoding helix-turn-helix transcriptional regulator; this encodes MEQTLKITNVLSDPTRYYIYQYITKRHQEVTVQEIADNFNIHPNVARLHLSKLEDVNMLISETKKTGKGGRPSRLYRLSDDVIQLNFPFRDYQMLAKITMESMLSLGEEGHRVLRMTGKRFGKEMIEQEMARSHNGEFPTFEQKLNTLKNAATMAGFYPEFEVSEDQTRIYFQIFNCPFKEIATEHPDAVCETHHEFLKGMFESLFNDVELIEKQNLINGCDACAYQALITN
- a CDS encoding DUF2626 domain-containing protein — encoded protein: MDRMFRVMGFWTGIFAVMFYLGHMPQTSLLFFGQTGFFILLSYLKLSERMYIYIFGAYLTVFFVGFTYWTTFMMTPGAGGH